A DNA window from Pedobacter africanus contains the following coding sequences:
- a CDS encoding serpin family protein: protein MKKNSTLFLIIAVLMLNATSCKKNNKPSAEGKELILTEREQQKAEADNAFTFKLFKETLSKPLAGKNLMLSPLSVSMALGMTSNGSNGTTLESIRNTMEFKGFTETELNSYYHKIITELPQLDPKASLKIANSIWCRNTFSPLPAFLKVNADNYNAAVEGLDFSNPAAKDKINNWVNTSTNGKIPTIIESIGPSIVMYLINAVYFKSEWKYKFDKNRTAKSDFSLGDGSKIQTDFMVAKADVNYLSSADAVLYELPYGNEKYSMVIALPAANTGINELAISITTTKWKNWMTGLRKIGAEIKMPKFKFSYESKLNDPLINLGMGIAFGKNGSADFSRISAGGGLQIDEVKHKTFIEVNESGTEAAAVTSVGIELTSAPGVATPILIDRPFVFAIREMKTGLILFTGIINNPLLDK from the coding sequence ATGAAAAAGAATTCGACCTTATTTTTAATTATTGCTGTTTTAATGTTAAATGCAACTTCGTGTAAAAAGAATAACAAGCCATCTGCTGAGGGCAAAGAGCTGATATTGACCGAAAGAGAGCAGCAAAAGGCAGAAGCTGATAATGCTTTTACCTTTAAGTTATTTAAAGAAACGCTGTCTAAACCTTTGGCTGGTAAAAACCTGATGTTGTCACCTTTAAGTGTAAGTATGGCCCTGGGTATGACCAGTAACGGAAGTAACGGTACAACCTTGGAGTCCATCAGAAATACCATGGAATTTAAGGGTTTTACGGAGACGGAACTGAACAGCTATTACCATAAAATAATCACTGAATTGCCTCAGCTCGATCCTAAAGCTTCGTTGAAAATTGCCAATTCCATCTGGTGTAGAAATACGTTTAGCCCGTTACCCGCTTTTCTTAAAGTGAATGCAGATAATTATAATGCAGCAGTTGAGGGACTTGACTTTTCAAATCCAGCTGCAAAAGACAAAATTAATAATTGGGTAAACACCAGCACGAACGGAAAAATCCCGACTATAATTGAGTCCATCGGGCCTAGTATCGTGATGTACCTGATCAATGCAGTTTATTTTAAAAGCGAGTGGAAATATAAGTTTGATAAGAACCGTACTGCAAAATCTGATTTTAGTCTGGGCGATGGCAGTAAGATTCAGACCGACTTTATGGTGGCAAAGGCCGATGTTAATTATTTAAGCTCTGCAGATGCAGTTCTTTATGAACTTCCTTATGGGAATGAAAAATACAGCATGGTAATTGCCCTGCCCGCCGCCAATACCGGTATAAATGAACTCGCAATCTCAATTACAACAACAAAATGGAAGAACTGGATGACGGGTTTAAGAAAAATCGGTGCGGAAATAAAGATGCCAAAATTTAAATTTAGCTATGAATCTAAATTAAATGATCCATTGATAAACCTGGGCATGGGGATAGCTTTTGGTAAAAACGGTTCTGCAGATTTCAGCAGAATTAGTGCTGGGGGAGGTCTGCAAATAGACGAGGTGAAACATAAAACCTTTATTGAAGTTAATGAAAGCGGGACAGAAGCTGCTGCCGTTACTTCTGTAGGTATTGAACTTACTTCGGCACCAGGAGTAGCAACTCCGATCCTTATCGACCGCCCATTTGTATTTGCCATCCGCGAAATGAAAACAGGTCTGATCTTATTTACCGGTATCATCAATAACCCCTTATTAGATAAATAA
- a CDS encoding amidohydrolase family protein — protein MRTLSLLTVLLFILQSSFAQTRTTAPAAQTNGMTPKWDIEKYHGNTKSFTLNTDEGTWMNLDVSSDGKDIVFDLLGDIYTMPITGGAAVLLSGGIAWDIQPRFSPNGKYISYTSDKSGADNIWIMNRDGSGKRQVTKETFRLLNNATWMPNSEYLIARKHFTGTRSLGAGEMWMYSIYGGEGVQLTKRKNDQQDAGEPNVSPNGRYLYYSEDMSPGPNFEYSKDPNGMIYAIRQLDLITGKTISLIAQPGGAVRPQVSPDGKMMAYVKRIRLKSVLVLQNLQTAEEWPIYEDLSHDQQETWAIFGVYPNFAWTPDGKSIVFYARGKIKKIDLNSLFTNNIPFHVTSLQTIQQALHFPQQVFNTDFTVKMIRQLTTSADGKFVVFNAAGFLYKKDLPNGMPERISKGIDFEFEPAISNDGKSIIYATWSDEFKGAIKKTDLKSGKTVTLTEEKGFYYSPSFSNKGDKIVFRKGIGNDVLGYAYGRGTGIFTMPVNGGPKTLISESGIRPEFNTDDTRIYFQSSEGAKKAFKSIDLNGANERTHYTSTYATQFAPSPDGKWMAFTELFNVYVTPMVTAGAALELSSTNKAIPLTRITKDAGTYIHWSQDSNKLFWTLGEQYFSRDIKTAFNFTDGSAQGIQQPDSTGLSIGLKLKTDVPSGLTALTGARIISMKGDEVIENGDILIENNKIVSIGKNLPIPANTRIIDVAGKTIMPGMIDVHAHLRTSPDGISPQQDWSYLANLAFGVTTAHDPSSNTEMVFSQSEMIRAGRLTGPRLYSTGSILYGADGDFKVVINSLDDALSHLRRLKAVGAFSVKSYNQPRRDQRQQILEAARQLKMLVVPEGGSTFYTNMNMVADGHTGIEHSIPVAPVFKDVTTLWNKSEVAYTPTLIVSYGSQWGENYWYDRTNVWENERLMAFTPRSIVDPRARRRTTSEYGDYGHIEVAKTVKQIADGGTKVNLGAHGQIQGLGAHWELWMLVQGGMTPLQAIRCATLNGAAYLGMDKEIGSLEVGKLADLVVMDSNPLDDIRNSEKIKYVMINGRIFDSLSMNEIGNREKVRGKLWFETGKGMVYTFPTGIAETWTYSIPNCE, from the coding sequence ATGAGAACACTATCTTTACTAACAGTTCTTTTATTCATACTTCAATCTTCTTTTGCACAAACGCGCACAACGGCCCCGGCAGCACAGACAAACGGTATGACCCCAAAATGGGATATTGAGAAATACCATGGAAATACCAAATCCTTTACCTTAAATACGGATGAAGGCACCTGGATGAACCTGGATGTAAGTTCAGATGGAAAGGATATTGTATTCGACCTGCTGGGCGATATCTATACCATGCCCATTACCGGGGGTGCCGCAGTGCTGTTAAGTGGCGGAATTGCCTGGGACATACAACCCCGTTTTAGCCCGAATGGCAAATACATTTCCTATACCAGCGATAAAAGCGGCGCAGATAACATCTGGATCATGAACCGCGATGGTTCGGGCAAAAGGCAGGTGACCAAAGAGACCTTCCGACTGCTGAACAATGCCACATGGATGCCAAACAGCGAATACCTGATTGCCCGTAAACACTTTACCGGCACCCGTTCTCTTGGTGCCGGAGAAATGTGGATGTACAGCATTTATGGGGGCGAAGGTGTACAACTGACCAAACGAAAAAATGACCAGCAGGATGCAGGCGAACCAAATGTTTCGCCAAACGGCAGGTACCTTTATTATAGCGAGGACATGTCGCCGGGCCCTAATTTTGAATACAGCAAAGATCCCAACGGAATGATCTATGCCATCAGGCAGCTCGATCTGATTACCGGAAAAACTATCAGCCTTATCGCCCAGCCCGGGGGTGCGGTAAGGCCACAGGTATCGCCCGATGGTAAAATGATGGCTTATGTAAAGCGCATCCGCTTAAAGTCGGTTCTGGTACTACAAAACCTGCAAACCGCAGAGGAATGGCCTATATATGAAGACCTCTCGCACGACCAGCAGGAAACCTGGGCCATCTTTGGGGTATACCCCAATTTTGCATGGACACCCGATGGCAAAAGCATTGTCTTTTACGCACGTGGAAAGATCAAAAAAATCGACCTGAATTCGCTTTTCACCAATAACATCCCTTTTCATGTAACCAGCCTGCAAACCATACAACAGGCACTGCATTTCCCGCAGCAAGTATTTAACACCGATTTTACCGTAAAAATGATCCGCCAGCTGACCACTTCTGCTGACGGTAAATTTGTGGTCTTTAATGCCGCAGGCTTCCTTTACAAAAAAGACCTGCCAAATGGTATGCCTGAAAGAATCAGCAAGGGGATTGATTTTGAGTTTGAGCCGGCCATCAGCAACGACGGAAAATCGATAATTTACGCCACATGGAGTGATGAGTTCAAGGGTGCAATAAAAAAGACCGACCTCAAATCGGGAAAAACAGTAACACTTACTGAAGAAAAGGGCTTTTATTATTCACCTTCATTTTCAAACAAGGGCGACAAGATCGTATTCCGCAAAGGCATTGGAAACGATGTACTAGGCTATGCCTATGGCCGGGGAACGGGTATTTTTACTATGCCGGTTAACGGCGGGCCAAAAACACTGATTTCCGAAAGCGGCATCAGGCCGGAATTCAACACTGATGATACCCGGATCTATTTTCAGTCTTCTGAAGGTGCAAAAAAAGCATTCAAAAGTATAGACCTGAACGGGGCCAACGAACGTACCCATTACACCTCAACCTACGCCACCCAGTTTGCACCTAGCCCTGATGGCAAATGGATGGCCTTTACCGAATTATTTAATGTTTATGTAACACCAATGGTTACTGCTGGAGCCGCATTGGAGCTTTCATCAACCAATAAGGCCATTCCGCTTACCCGCATCACCAAAGATGCCGGGACCTATATCCACTGGAGCCAAGATAGTAACAAACTGTTCTGGACCCTGGGCGAGCAGTATTTCAGCAGGGACATCAAAACTGCTTTTAACTTTACGGATGGATCAGCGCAAGGCATTCAGCAGCCCGACAGTACAGGCCTGTCCATAGGTTTAAAATTAAAAACTGATGTCCCAAGCGGACTTACTGCCCTTACCGGTGCCCGCATCATTAGCATGAAAGGCGATGAAGTAATAGAGAATGGAGATATCCTGATAGAAAACAATAAAATTGTATCTATCGGCAAAAACCTTCCCATTCCGGCAAATACCAGGATAATTGATGTCGCCGGTAAAACCATTATGCCCGGAATGATAGATGTGCATGCACATCTGCGTACCAGTCCGGATGGCATCAGCCCACAACAGGACTGGTCGTACCTGGCCAACCTGGCCTTTGGGGTAACTACTGCACACGACCCGTCCAGCAATACCGAAATGGTGTTCAGCCAATCGGAAATGATCAGGGCTGGCCGGCTTACAGGTCCGCGTTTATATTCCACCGGTTCCATACTCTATGGTGCTGATGGCGATTTCAAAGTGGTCATCAATAGTCTTGATGACGCCTTGTCGCACTTGCGTAGGTTAAAAGCCGTAGGTGCTTTTTCTGTTAAATCTTACAATCAACCCCGCCGGGATCAGCGCCAGCAGATCCTTGAGGCCGCAAGACAACTGAAAATGCTGGTGGTACCCGAAGGAGGATCTACCTTTTACACCAACATGAACATGGTGGCCGATGGCCATACCGGCATTGAACACAGCATACCCGTAGCGCCAGTTTTTAAGGATGTAACCACCCTTTGGAATAAATCTGAAGTAGCTTACACCCCTACACTTATTGTCAGTTACGGTAGTCAATGGGGGGAAAATTATTGGTACGACCGTACCAACGTATGGGAAAATGAGCGTTTAATGGCTTTTACTCCCCGCTCTATCGTAGATCCCCGCGCCAGAAGAAGGACCACCTCCGAATATGGCGATTACGGCCACATAGAAGTAGCCAAAACGGTAAAACAAATAGCTGACGGTGGTACAAAAGTGAATTTAGGCGCACACGGGCAAATACAGGGGCTGGGTGCACACTGGGAACTGTGGATGCTGGTACAGGGTGGAATGACACCCCTGCAGGCCATTCGCTGTGCCACCCTGAACGGAGCAGCCTACCTGGGCATGGACAAAGAAATCGGCTCACTGGAGGTCGGAAAGCTGGCCGACCTTGTGGTGATGGACAGTAACCCGTTGGATGACATTAGAAACTCAGAAAAAATCAAATATGTGATGATCAACGGTCGTATTTTTGACAGCTTGTCCATGAACGAGATCGGTAACCGCGAAAAAGTGCGGGGTAAACTTTGGTTCGAAACCGGCAAAGGTATGGTCTATACCTTCCCAACGGGCATTGCTGAAACCTGGACCTACAGCATTCCCAACTGCGAATAA